The stretch of DNA CCGGTGAGCTTGTGTCAACAAACGTGTGACCCAGCTGATAGCGAGTGAGCACTTTTGTTGCCAGACGGTAGCTGCCTCCGTACACATCATCCGTCATGACAATATGACTGCCTGATTCAAACAGCATCATCACAGAAGTTATTGCTGCCATACCGGAACTGAAAGCAAAACCGGCTTTCCCGTTTTCCAAAGCAGCAATGGTTTCTTCCAGCGCATGACGGGTCGGGTTGCCTGTACGGGAATATTCATAGCCTGTATGTTCACCAGGTCCGGGTTGTTTATATGTGCTTACTTGGTAGATAGGAACACTTACCGCCCCCGTCTTCTCATCCGATGTAATTCCGCCGTGAATCATTTTCGTCTTTCTTCTCATCCTAATCCTCCTTGATATATCCGCTGGCTGAGGTATCGTTCGCTGCTGTCGGGGAAGATCGTCACAATCGTCGTCCCGGGCTTCGCATTTTCTGCTTCTTTAAGCGCTGCACAAAAAGCAGATCCCGAAGAACTCCCGACAAGCAGCCCTTCTTTGGCAGCCAGTTCCTTTACATAATGAAATGCATCGTCATCCGTGATCGTATGGATTGCGTCAAAATAAGCAGTATCCATATAATCAGGCAAAAACTCCATGCCTATCCCTTCCGTACGGTGCGATCCAGGTTCGCCTCCGTTCAGGATGGAGCCCTCCGGCTCGACGATCACCGTTTTCACATCAGGCTTTTGATCCTTCAGGTAACGTGCGGTTCCCATGAACGTTCCGCCTGTCCCGCCTCCGGCAACGAAAATATCGACATCCCCCTCAAGGTCGCGCCATATTTCCGGACCGAGTGTTTTATAATAAGTTTCTGGATTCGCCGGGTTGGCAAATTGCTGCGGGCAATAGCTGCCAGGAATTTCATCCAGCAGCTCTTTGGCCTTTTTGATTGCACCAGTCATCCCATCAGATGTCGGTGTATTGATCACTTTCGCTCCAAGCGCCCTCATCAGCTCTTGTTTTTCCTGGCTGAATTTCTCCGGAACACAAAAGATGACGGAAACATTCCTCTTCAAGGCTGCCAGCGCAATCCCAATACCGGTATTGCCTGCGGTCGGCTCGATGATCGTCCCATTTTCCTTGAGCTTACCTGAACGGAATGCATCATCGATCAAATTGACTCCCAGCCGATCCTTCACACTGCCTCCAGGATTATAAAACTCAAGCTTCGCAAATAAACGAACTCCCTCCGGCAGAGAAAAGTTCGTTATTTGCACAATCGGTGTATTCCCTATCAGTTCATGTACTGCATTATAAACAGCCATTTTCTCCCTCTATTCAGCGAAAACTTGACGCCATTCATCTTTTTTGGAAAGCATTTCCTTGGCAATCTCCTGTGCACCCTCAAGACTGTGGTTAGCTGCCCAGCCGCATTGCACCTCGTTGCATGCCGGTACTTCCTTCGCATCCAGCACATCTTGCAATGTCTTTTCCAAAGCCTCGAGAATCTCATCATAGCTGTCATTATTCAAGATGGATACATAAAATCCCGTCTGACATCCCATCGGACCGATATCAAGGATATTATCGATATGGTTGCGGATATTCTCAGCCATCAAATGCTCCAGGGAATGAAGTCCGGGCATTTCCATATGCTCTTTGTTCGGCTGCTTGAAACGGATATCATATTTGTACACTTTATCGCCATGTATGCCATCTGTGATACCGACTAACCGGACATACGGCGCAGCTACTTTCGTATGATCAAGATTAAAGCTTTCTACATTCATTTTCTTTGTCATGTTTGTTTCTCCCCTTATGCTTTTTCTGCCGTGATCAAGTAGACGAAGCGGTTCATTTGCTTAAATGTAACATGAAATCCTTGTGTTTGGAAAATGTTTCGAAGGACTTCCATCGTCGTATAATATTCGGTTGTCAAGTCGCGGACAAGCCTGTCATAGCCTTTATCCTTCTCTTCCTGGATCAGTCTGCTGCGTCCCTCTGCACTGGAGAAAACTGTATCGGCAAAGATGATTTTCCCTCCATCGGATAAAAGCTTTGCATAGGCGGAGACCGCCTGCTCCTTCTCCTCGTCCGTCAGATGATGGAAAGCCCATGTACTGACGATGGTATCAATCTCATGACCTGGATCCGGGAACGAGAGAAAATCGCCATCCACCAGCTTCAGCTGCGGGAATTTCCGGGATGCATGCTCTCGCATCTCCTTGGACGGTTCGATACCCGTTACATCCAGTCCTTTGGCTAACAGTTTCTCGGAGAGATTACCTGTTCCGACACCGAATTCCAATGTATATCCTTCTGCAGCATCGGCAACCGTCTGCAGGATTTCATTATATTTATCAAATACTTCTTTATATTGCGGATCCTGACCAGTAACCGTATCATCATACGTCTCTGCCCATTCATCGAACATATCGATAAATTCGCGGCCCATATCATCACCTCATGTATAATCCCATCAATATCCTAGTAAACGAATAAGAATTATGGAGTTTATGAATGAAGAATACCATAGTACCCTAGTTTATTCAATGAAAATATCCGATGTCAGTTATATTTTCCTTCATTCATGAATAAGCGGCAGCAGAACTATAAAAATAGTGGAAATGTTATAAATTCATACTATATAATAGGATGGAGAGAGGAGTGTTCGCCATGATCGATCTGCGTAGCGATACGGTCACCAAGCCATCTGAAGCGATGCGAAGGGCTGCTTTTGAAGCAGAAGTCGGAGATGATGTCTATGGAGAGGACCCAGCTGTAAATGAGTTAGAGGAAACGGTTGCCGATTTACTTGGAAAGGAAGCCGCATTATTCGTGCCAAGCGGTACTCAGGGGAATCAAATCGCAGTACTTTCTCATTGCAGCCCCGGTAATGAAATCATCTTGGAGGAAGAATCGCATATCTTCCTTTATGAAGGGGCTGCTACGTCCATTTTTGCTGGCGTGCAGACTCGCACATTGAAGGGAGAACGCGGTGCGATTTGTCCAGAGGATCTGGCCGCTGCCATCCGCAAAGACGATATCCATTTTCCCGAAACAGGCTTGATTTGCCTGGAGAATACGCATAACAAGGCTGGCGGAGCGGTCATCCCGATTGAGAACATGATGGTGATAGCCCAAATAGCCCGTGAACATCGGATTCCGATTCATATGGATGGTGCGCGATTATTCAATGCCTCCGTTGCTACCGGTATCAGTGTAGCGAAATACGCCCAATTGACGGATACCGTCCAGATTTGTCTTTCCAAAGGCTTGGGAGCTCCTGTAGGTTCTGTGCTTGCAGGGTCTGAAGCATTCATCGGCAAGGCACGCAAGTGGAGGAAGCGCCTGGGCGGCGGAATGCGTCAGGCCGGCATATTAGCGGCACCAGGTCTTGTCGCCTTGCGCGAGAATGTGGAACGTCTCGCAGATGACCATGATAACGCCAGGTTATTGGCCGAGGGCCTTGCAGAAATCGACGGAATCGAAATCCTGAACAAAGTGGAAACGAATATTGTATTGGCTGATGTCAGAGGTACCGGCATGACAGCAGATGAGTACGTGCAGCTGCTTAAGGAGCAGCAAGTACTGGCAAATGCATTCGATCCATACAGCGTACGTTTTGTCACACATTATGATGTCGGCAAGGGCGCAATCAAAAAGGCTTTGGCAGTTGCATCCTCACTTGCCAAGCAGCCAAATTGAAAAGAGGCTCCGTTCCAGGAGCCTCTTTTCATTATCTTTCGTTATTCGGGAAGACGCGATTCAGCATATTGCCGAATTCCAGGAAAAAGCCTTTCACTGGCTGTCCTTCATCAATTTTATTATTGTAATCCTCCGCCATTTCCAAGAAATCCGGATCAGCTGATACGTATACATTGTCGATGTCTTCATCGACTGATTTCACCGCTTTTTCCACATCGCGCTTCATCTGGTCTGTCACTTCATTATCATTGTTGTCGCCAGTCGTTGTGTTACCCATGCCATTATTGCCTGTGTTATCATCATCATTTTTCATATCAACCGCTACGAAAGCATTATTATCCGTTGTAAATACATAAGCATTATCAACGCCTTTTACTTCCTCCACTTTTTTCGCTGCATCATCTGCAACCTGATAACGCGGCTGCTGGTCATCGCCATTGTTTTGGCGATCATCTACATCCATCGTATTATCGGTATTGCGGTCCACCAGATTGTTATCGGTATTATTGTACCGTGTCGGTTCTATATTGCCGTCCCTGCCCATGCCAGTATCATTGTCATTGTCGTTTTGACACGCTGTAAGTGTGATGGCAGCAAGGGCAGCCATGCTGATCAATTTCCATTTTTTCATTGGTATTTCCTCCTTTGATTTGCCATTCTGCGCTTAGTATGTACGGTTTTTTCCACCCTATTCAAAACTGATGGAGAAGTGTTTATATCTGCCAGCAATGTTCTTACAGAATGGAGAAATACTAAGCGTACCCTGACAGGAGGGGATACCGCGATGAAAGTACAGGATTATGAAAAAGCATTGTTGTTTACAATCTGGGGCCAGTGGGACGATCTGCTAGTCCTTATGGTACGCACAAAGGATGATTTGCTTTCCAAGCGAATCGAGATTTTCCTGCACGCATTCCACTATCCCTCCGAACAACATGCTGTCGTGAAATCACACGAAGAACTGCTCCAATATATCGATCATGCCCTGGGCCATACAACTTTATATGCCTTGGATGTATAAAAGAAGACTCGAGCACACTGGCTCGAGTCTTCTTCAATGGTCCTCCGGCGTTTCACTTTCCAAATTCTTGAATCTCAATTCGAATAAATCTTTACGGCGATCATGCAGATGGCGAACAGTACCTGTTTTTCGCTGCCGCTGCAATATCTCTAAATCGACATCTCCGACAACGACCGTCTCGATATTCGGCGGGCACTCCCCGACAATGCCATCACGAGCGAATTCAAAATCGGAAGGTGTGAAAATACCGGACTGCGCATATTGAATATCCATATTCTCCACCTGCGTCAAGTTTCCTACCGTTCCTGCTATCACAGTATAAACCTGATTCTCCACAGCTCGGGCCTGTGCACAATACCTGACACGCAAATATCCCTGACGGTCATCTGTGCAGAATGGGACGAAAATGATATTCGCTCCTTGATCCACGGCATGACGGGCCAGCTCCGGGAATTCGATGTCATAACAAATCTGTATTGCAATGCGCCCGCAATCCGTATCGAAAACCTTCACCGTATCACCAGGCTGGATCCCCCACCACTTTTTCTCATTTGGTGTGACATGGATTTTGTATTGCTTCTCGATCGTTCCGTCACGACGGAATAGATAGGCGATATTATAAATATGCTCGTCCTCTTCCACAAAATGCGAACCGCCCACAATGTTGACATTGTAGCGAACGGCCAGATTTGTGAATAATTCGATATACTGCTCTGTGAATTCAGACAATTTCCGAACCGCTTTGGAAGGTACTTTTTCTTCGAGGAAACTCATGAGCTGCGTCGTGAAAATCTCCGGGAATACAGCAAAATCCGATCCGAAATCATAGGCAACGTCCACATAGTACTCCACTTGCCTCGCGAATTCCTCAAACGATTCAATTTGTTTCATCATGTATTGAATGACCGTGATCCGTACAGGATAGGCCGTTTTGAAATGCCGTTTCGACTTCGCATGATATTCGATATTATTCCATTCCATCAAGGTCGCAAAGGTTGCTGATTGCTTATCATCAGGCAAATAATCGCGGTTGATCCGCATGACACGGAAACCGTTCATCATTTGGAATGTCAGCACAGGATCATAGATGTTCTGCGCTTCCACTTCCTCCACATACTGACGCGGCGTTAGTTCATGGCTGTATTTATGATAATTCGGGATTCTTCCGCCGATGATGATGCTTTTCAAATTCATCTCAGCGGCCAATTCCTTCCGCGCTTCGTAAAGGCGCTTCCCGATTTTCATGCCCTGGTATTCCGGATGGACCATGACCTCGATGCCATACAAATTGAAACCCTCCGGATTATGGTTCGTGATATATCCTTCATCTGTAATGTCATCCCAAGTGTGACGATCATCATACTCGTCAAAATTGACAATCAAGCTGGAACAGCTGCCAATGATTTTACCATCCAATTCCACGCAGAACTGTCCCTCAGGAAATATATCGATATGACTTTTCAGGTGACTCTTCTTCCATGGCTCCATGCCAGGAAAACATAATTTCTGCATATCCAGGATTTGATCGATATCCGACTCGGTGATATTCCGTAAAACGACTTTTTTCTCAAACTGCGACAAATCTAATTCAGACATAGCAGCTATCCTCTCTATCGGAAAAGTTCTTTATTGTAATTACCCTTTCCATTGTGCAAGTAGTCCTATTATGAACAAAATCCATCCCGTGATTTCAGTTTTTTTCGGAAGAAGGCTGCTTTCCTTTATGATCTTCATTTTCATTTCTTCTGTCTTGATGTCCCGGAGGCGTGGATTTCTTATTTTTTTCCTGTTTTTCATGGCCGTTTGCTTTCTCTTTTTCTTTGCCGGGAGGTTTATTTCCGTTCCCATTATTTTCTTTTTGCTTCTTCATATTAGCATTATTTTGTTTATTATCTTGTCTTTTCTTTTCAGCAGCCTGTTTATCTTGTCTAACCGCTGAGTTCTCATCCGATTTCCCTTGCTTTTTTTCAGCTTTTCCGGCCTGTTTTTCCGTTTCTTTCGCTTGTTTCTTTTCTTCCTTCAATTGTTTTCTTGCTTCTTTCGACTGATCGGATTCCTTCGGCTCCCCGCCAGGTATATCAGCCAAATGAGCATCCGTATGTTCTCTCTCTTTCACGGATTGCTTCACGACAGCATAGGCAGAATTTGCATCCATCCCATCATCCGACCCTTTGGAAGTCTCATCCTGCTGCTCTGCTCCTTTTTCTTTCACATCTTCTTTATAAAAATCCTTTATAATGGCTGAATCCGATTGTGTAAGAGCTGAATCAGAAGAGGATGTATCTCCCTCCAGAATGGTCTGCGCCATGATTTCATTCATTGATTTATGCTCATCCTGAGCCGTCTGGCGCACTTTATCAGGCACCTGGAACGATGCGATATGTAATGTATTGTTGAATGAATTGACCGATCCCTCCAATATGCTGGTCAATTGCTTATCATCCTGTTTGGTATCTATGTAATTGACACCTATGATAATGCTTTCCGAGTCAGTTAAAAGACCTAAGTCACTCGATTTCCGCAAAATACTGGCTGCAACCTCTTCGACAGGCTCACCTGCCCAATCATCCAGAGAAGCAAGTACCGTTTTTGCCTCTTCATTCAAAGCCGCTGCAGAAATAACATCCATACGGTTATTGACCTTCAATTCAATGCTCGGATTGAAATCAAGGCTGACATAAGCATATGCTTTATTACCGCTGTACCAGGAATAAACCGGGAATAAGGCCAGCACAAAAACAAGCACCAATACGGCCACACGCATGAAATTCTTCATGGACGGTGTCCAATGTCTGATTCTTGTACGACGGACTAGTTCATGGGCACTGAATTCGACTTCTTGTCCGATCTCTGCCTGCTCTTTCACAACGATCTCCAAGAAATTCCCTTCGCTGGTCAGCACGATTGTGCTCCGGCGGCTTTGCTTGACGACGACTCCTCTTTTCACTAACTCACCCCCTTCATATAATCCTTCAGGTAAATATAATCCTCGCTAAGAATGATGAAGATGGCGAGAATATACTTCCTGTTCCTTTCCAATGTTTTCTTGCTCACAGATACCTTTTCGACTAGCTGTTTAATCGGGATTTTCTTCTTTCTATTCACATAATCCCGAAGCTCTCGATCCGCATGGAGAATCTTTGCTGCTTCGATTGCCGATTCCCTGGCATCGCGATGCTTTGGCGCGACTTGGATCAGCTCTTGGAACGACAGCTTATATTCCTTCAGTTTCTTATCATACTCCTCTATCTCAGCACGGCGATACCAAGTTTCTGTTTCCTGGACATAAGCTGTCTGGGCTGCTCGCACTTCACCTGGATTCTCACTTTCATCTTCATACAGCTCGTCCAAGGAAGCAGCAGGCTGGCGGATCCGCTCCCGCCTGATATAATCGATTGTCTTTCGCTTGATCACCAGCTTGGCAAATGAAAGGAAGGAACTCCCTTTATCATCCGCATAAGCAAGCATCGCTTCATTGAAAGCGGATAAACCGATACTGAATTCTTCATCCTTGGAAGGATCGATGAATCGCCGGCATACTTCGGACACGGATTTTGCAATGAAAGGCTGATAACTCTCGATCAGCTCATTTTGCAACTCGGTGTTTCCGGCCTGCACTTGTTTAATCTGTTCTTCTAATTTTCCGCGGTTAGGATCATTAGACTGGCGTAGATACAAGACCTATCACCTCCAGCCTTCTATATTTTTCGTAACATAATTGTAATTTTCGGGTGTAACACACTAAAATCATTTGTAAATTTCGTTTAAAATCAATTGAGATTCTTATATATGACATATGACTTACTCCAATACTTCACCAATATGCCTATCATACAACACCCGGTTTAAAGGCTGCTTCTCAAAATAATTACAAAAAAATTAAATCTCTGCAACAATAAAGCGCATAAAAAAGCCATCCTGTATAATCAGGACGGCTTTTTCACTAACCGGCGGAACGCTTTATACCGCTCTGCTGCATCAAGTACATCTGATAATATTGTCCCTGTTTCTCCAGTAGGGACATGTGATTGCCTTGTTCCAATATCTTCCCGTGATCCAGGACAAAAATCTGATCGGCATGCATGATTGTCGAAAGACGATGGGCGATGACCAATGTTGTCCTGCCCTGTTTGAGTACATCCAAAGCTCGCTGGATGACGGCCTCTGTTTCGGTGTCGATATTGGCAGTCGCTTCATCCAATATCAAAATGGAAGGATTGAAGGCCAATGCTCTCGCGAAGGAAACAAGCTGCCTTTCCCCCATGGAAAGGGTGGCTCCTCCTTCTTTGACTGGCTCATCGTATTGTTTCGGAAGCTTGGAGATGAATGGCTCCGCTCCTACTGCTTTCAGGGCTTCGATGGCCGCTTCGCGCGAAATAGCCGGATTATTCATTGTCACATTCGTCAGGATCGTACCTGTAAAAAGGAATGGATCCTGCAGCACAATCCCCATGCTGCTGCGGACTTGCTGGCGTGACATTTCTTTTGTATCCACACCATCAATCGTTATTCTCCCTTTCTGATGATCATAAAACCGGAATAATAAATTCATGATCGAGCTTTTGCCGGAACCTGTATGCCCGACGAAAGCTGCCGTCTGTCCGCTTTTTATCTGGAAGCTAAGGTCTTTCAGCACATAATCTTTATCATTATAAGCAAAGCTGACATGCTCAAAAGCGATTTCTCCTCGGTTCTTCTCACGCTTGGCCTGGGAATCCACATTTTCCCCTGGTTCTTCAAGCAGCTGGAATACACGAGCTGCAGCAACCCGTGCCTGCTCCAGCAGCGGCAGCTGATTCACTGCATCCGTGACCGGATTGAACAAACGGTTCAAGTAATCGACAAAAGCATAGAGCACTCCCACTGTAACGATGGAACCACCGGTTACAGCAGCACCTCCGAAATAACAGATGAATGCGACGAAAGCCAGGTTACGGAGCACTGTCACTAAGTTATGGGAGGTCAAAGCACTTAATTTCATCAGCTTCCGCTGGTAGGTGAAATTCCGCGTATTCAGCACTTCGAATTCTTCTTTTGTCTTATGTTCCCGGTTGAACGCCTGGATGATCGGCATGCCCTGAATCGATTCATTGATACTGCCGTTAATCTCACTGACCGTTTTTCGGACGACTTTATTGTATTTCGTGCCAAAATACTTATATACCTTCATCCAAGCCCAAAAAATCGGAATCACGAGTAAGCAAATGGCAGCCAGTTTGGCATTCAGCACGAACATCGCGACAAAGATACCACCCATATAAACGAAACTTGTCACAAATGTAGCCAATACCCGCTCATATAAATCACGGATCGCTTCTGTATCGTTGGTGATCCTTGCAACAATCGTCCCTGCCGGCCGGTCCACATAATAATGGATCGGCACACGCTGTGTATGGGCAAAAATTTCATTTCGCATTGTGCGTACGATTTTATTGGAAGCTTGCTGCAGCAAGAAAGTCTTCCAAAATTGAAATATTGCCGCAATGAATAATAGGCCTGCATAAACAATGAGCAAGATGATGATCGGCTGGAATTGCGGCCGGAAAAATTCATATAACTCTGCAGCTGAAAGTCTCGTGCCCGCTGCCTTTTCTTTCCCTTGCGGACCATCGACAGTGATTGTACCATCTGCATAGGATTTGGAACCTTCCAAAGGCAGGGCTCCATCCGCAAAATAAAAATGCCTGCCTATCTGCATGACGGTTGCTTCTCCGACTGCATCTTCCTTCGAGTCGAGCTCATCTGAACGGATATAAGTCTTTCCCGCATAATCGACTGTATGATCCGTCTCATTTTCCACTTCATACCAAGTGGACTCTATTCCAAGGATGTGATGATCGATTATTCGAGCTGCGATCAGCGGGCCTGCCAGCTCGAGCGCGACAGCAATGAGCAGGCAGATGAGACCGATATTGATCGTTTTCTTATTGCTTAATGCGTACTTGAACAATCGCCGTTCCGTCGTTTCTTTCTTCATGAGGAGACACCCCCCTTATCCTCAAGCTGCTGCAAATAAAACTGGCTTGCATACCAGCCGTCCGCTTCAAGCAGCTCTTCATGTGTACCTTGCTCCATGATCCTTCCATCATCCAGCACGATGATCTGTTCGGCATGCTTGACAGCGGAAAGTCGATGAGCTGCGATGATAGTCGTTTTATCCTGGCGCTCTTTCTTCAAATGCTCAATGATATTGGCTTCGGTTTTACCATCGACTGCACTCATGGAATCATCCAGGATCAATATTTCCGGATTCTTGATAAAG from Terribacillus sp. FSL K6-0262 encodes:
- a CDS encoding cysteine synthase family protein, with the translated sequence MAVYNAVHELIGNTPIVQITNFSLPEGVRLFAKLEFYNPGGSVKDRLGVNLIDDAFRSGKLKENGTIIEPTAGNTGIGIALAALKRNVSVIFCVPEKFSQEKQELMRALGAKVINTPTSDGMTGAIKKAKELLDEIPGSYCPQQFANPANPETYYKTLGPEIWRDLEGDVDIFVAGGGTGGTFMGTARYLKDQKPDVKTVIVEPEGSILNGGEPGSHRTEGIGMEFLPDYMDTAYFDAIHTITDDDAFHYVKELAAKEGLLVGSSSGSAFCAALKEAENAKPGTTIVTIFPDSSERYLSQRIYQGGLG
- a CDS encoding S-ribosylhomocysteine lyase yields the protein MTKKMNVESFNLDHTKVAAPYVRLVGITDGIHGDKVYKYDIRFKQPNKEHMEMPGLHSLEHLMAENIRNHIDNILDIGPMGCQTGFYVSILNNDSYDEILEALEKTLQDVLDAKEVPACNEVQCGWAANHSLEGAQEIAKEMLSKKDEWRQVFAE
- the ltaE gene encoding low-specificity L-threonine aldolase; this translates as MIDLRSDTVTKPSEAMRRAAFEAEVGDDVYGEDPAVNELEETVADLLGKEAALFVPSGTQGNQIAVLSHCSPGNEIILEEESHIFLYEGAATSIFAGVQTRTLKGERGAICPEDLAAAIRKDDIHFPETGLICLENTHNKAGGAVIPIENMMVIAQIAREHRIPIHMDGARLFNASVATGISVAKYAQLTDTVQICLSKGLGAPVGSVLAGSEAFIGKARKWRKRLGGGMRQAGILAAPGLVALRENVERLADDHDNARLLAEGLAEIDGIEILNKVETNIVLADVRGTGMTADEYVQLLKEQQVLANAFDPYSVRFVTHYDVGKGAIKKALAVASSLAKQPN
- a CDS encoding YhcN/YlaJ family sporulation lipoprotein; this translates as MKKWKLISMAALAAITLTACQNDNDNDTGMGRDGNIEPTRYNNTDNNLVDRNTDNTMDVDDRQNNGDDQQPRYQVADDAAKKVEEVKGVDNAYVFTTDNNAFVAVDMKNDDDNTGNNGMGNTTTGDNNDNEVTDQMKRDVEKAVKSVDEDIDNVYVSADPDFLEMAEDYNNKIDEGQPVKGFFLEFGNMLNRVFPNNER
- a CDS encoding YhdB family protein, giving the protein MKVQDYEKALLFTIWGQWDDLLVLMVRTKDDLLSKRIEIFLHAFHYPSEQHAVVKSHEELLQYIDHALGHTTLYALDV
- a CDS encoding bifunctional GNAT family N-acetyltransferase/carbon-nitrogen hydrolase family protein — its product is MSELDLSQFEKKVVLRNITESDIDQILDMQKLCFPGMEPWKKSHLKSHIDIFPEGQFCVELDGKIIGSCSSLIVNFDEYDDRHTWDDITDEGYITNHNPEGFNLYGIEVMVHPEYQGMKIGKRLYEARKELAAEMNLKSIIIGGRIPNYHKYSHELTPRQYVEEVEAQNIYDPVLTFQMMNGFRVMRINRDYLPDDKQSATFATLMEWNNIEYHAKSKRHFKTAYPVRITVIQYMMKQIESFEEFARQVEYYVDVAYDFGSDFAVFPEIFTTQLMSFLEEKVPSKAVRKLSEFTEQYIELFTNLAVRYNVNIVGGSHFVEEDEHIYNIAYLFRRDGTIEKQYKIHVTPNEKKWWGIQPGDTVKVFDTDCGRIAIQICYDIEFPELARHAVDQGANIIFVPFCTDDRQGYLRVRYCAQARAVENQVYTVIAGTVGNLTQVENMDIQYAQSGIFTPSDFEFARDGIVGECPPNIETVVVGDVDLEILQRQRKTGTVRHLHDRRKDLFELRFKNLESETPEDH
- a CDS encoding anti-sigma factor domain-containing protein, whose product is MKRGVVVKQSRRSTIVLTSEGNFLEIVVKEQAEIGQEVEFSAHELVRRTRIRHWTPSMKNFMRVAVLVLVFVLALFPVYSWYSGNKAYAYVSLDFNPSIELKVNNRMDVISAAALNEEAKTVLASLDDWAGEPVEEVAASILRKSSDLGLLTDSESIIIGVNYIDTKQDDKQLTSILEGSVNSFNNTLHIASFQVPDKVRQTAQDEHKSMNEIMAQTILEGDTSSSDSALTQSDSAIIKDFYKEDVKEKGAEQQDETSKGSDDGMDANSAYAVVKQSVKEREHTDAHLADIPGGEPKESDQSKEARKQLKEEKKQAKETEKQAGKAEKKQGKSDENSAVRQDKQAAEKKRQDNKQNNANMKKQKENNGNGNKPPGKEKEKANGHEKQEKNKKSTPPGHQDRRNENEDHKGKQPSSEKN
- the sigI gene encoding RNA polymerase sigma-I factor, with the translated sequence MYLRQSNDPNRGKLEEQIKQVQAGNTELQNELIESYQPFIAKSVSEVCRRFIDPSKDEEFSIGLSAFNEAMLAYADDKGSSFLSFAKLVIKRKTIDYIRRERIRQPAASLDELYEDESENPGEVRAAQTAYVQETETWYRRAEIEEYDKKLKEYKLSFQELIQVAPKHRDARESAIEAAKILHADRELRDYVNRKKKIPIKQLVEKVSVSKKTLERNRKYILAIFIILSEDYIYLKDYMKGVS
- a CDS encoding ABC transporter ATP-binding protein; translation: MKKETTERRLFKYALSNKKTINIGLICLLIAVALELAGPLIAARIIDHHILGIESTWYEVENETDHTVDYAGKTYIRSDELDSKEDAVGEATVMQIGRHFYFADGALPLEGSKSYADGTITVDGPQGKEKAAGTRLSAAELYEFFRPQFQPIIILLIVYAGLLFIAAIFQFWKTFLLQQASNKIVRTMRNEIFAHTQRVPIHYYVDRPAGTIVARITNDTEAIRDLYERVLATFVTSFVYMGGIFVAMFVLNAKLAAICLLVIPIFWAWMKVYKYFGTKYNKVVRKTVSEINGSINESIQGMPIIQAFNREHKTKEEFEVLNTRNFTYQRKLMKLSALTSHNLVTVLRNLAFVAFICYFGGAAVTGGSIVTVGVLYAFVDYLNRLFNPVTDAVNQLPLLEQARVAAARVFQLLEEPGENVDSQAKREKNRGEIAFEHVSFAYNDKDYVLKDLSFQIKSGQTAAFVGHTGSGKSSIMNLLFRFYDHQKGRITIDGVDTKEMSRQQVRSSMGIVLQDPFLFTGTILTNVTMNNPAISREAAIEALKAVGAEPFISKLPKQYDEPVKEGGATLSMGERQLVSFARALAFNPSILILDEATANIDTETEAVIQRALDVLKQGRTTLVIAHRLSTIMHADQIFVLDHGKILEQGNHMSLLEKQGQYYQMYLMQQSGIKRSAG